AACACATACTGTACATACGTATAACATATCACATATGTGATCGATCAATGAATTAAGTGAACATTATTTGTATCTAGCTAGAAGAATGCGACGAAGAGAGATCGACGATCAGGCCATCATCATGACACGGAACTCCTCGAACGAGAGTTTGCCGTCGCCGTCGAGGTCGAATCTGCAGATCATTGCCCTGCACTCCTCCACGCCCAGCTCGTGCGACCCCAGCCTGCTCAGCGTCCGCCTCAGGCTCGCAGGCGTGATCGTGTCGTCCGCGGACGACGACGCGTACATCCCGAACGCCTCCCTCAGGCACCTTCGCTTCACGTCGGCATCGTCCTCTTCCTGGGCGCCGGCACGGGCTATCAGCCTCGAGAACTCTTCTTGGTTCAGCAGCCCGTCGCCGTCGGCGTCCACCGCCACGaggaccgccgccgcctcctcctcggacACGTCCTCGCCCAGCGTCGCCTCCATGCAGCGCTGCAGCTCGGACACGGAGACCTTGCCGTCGCCGTCCTCGTCGAAGGCGGCGAACACCGACGGCACCGCCATGATCGAGTGACTATTCATCGATCTTGCTTCCTTTTCACAAGATGATCTGCTGGCTAGCTGATTGGGAGCTGGTAATTAACTTGATTTGTATGCCTTGAAAGCAGTTGGTGATAACATGGCGCGTGTGGCGGGGTATATATACATACGCGTGCGAACGGAAGACAGCATGTTGGCATCGATGGAGATGGTGTGTCAGCAACGACGCCTTCATTAGTTTCCGCGTCATTTTTGTGCAGCGCACAGCCGCACATGCATATGTGAAATTTAGTATATCCGTGTTTTGTACGCGTACGAGTCCCTTCGAAGAAGTTTAACATCGATCATGGAGGTACTAAGTAAATGTGGCGCATGCGTGGACCTCAATTCCTTGCGTCAATTAATTCATATTCGATGATTTGAAGATTGCTCACCACGCCTGCGGCGTGGTCCTCGCGACAACTAATTAAGCACCACGAAACCATGTTTTATATCCAATGGTCAAATGTTAATGACAGCAAGTGGATTGATGGATATGAGATGGCGAATCATAAGGCTCGATCGGCGACGCGGACGTCAAAACGGTCGTCAAAACCGCCGCGATGTAAAACAGCAGTCGATGATGCCAACGCGCTGGGTGAGATATGCACGGCAGACGGTATGGCAGCAACATGGTGTAGTTATCTAGAGAGGGGAGAAAACTACTACTTTGTCACATGGTCTAGTTAATTAATTAGCAAAGGAGAAAACTACTACTTCCGCTGTTCTATAATTTAGTGTGTataattttttttagaaaatcAAACTTTGATTAAGTTTATAGATGAAAATATATACATCTAGAATTCCAAATACCCCCATCTCAGTTTCTTGCACATGTACCTAGgtcgttaatttgaccaacttaataagaggcatacattacaaaaaatatatcattagTAACATTAGATATTCTATTTTCTAATGATATAATTTTATGTTAAATAATTTATTTTATATAAGTTAAATTGACGACCTAGATACACGTGCAAAACTTATGAACTGAGATGGAGGGGATACATATCCTTAGATACATCACAAGATGTACTTTCATATTGTATACATTTTTTATTGCAGATATAAATAGTTTTATCTATAAACTTGGCCAAAgtttgtaaaatttgactttctagaaaatctatatgcactgcattatgggatggagggagtaccatTAATCAGATGGGATGTCATGCACAGGCGCATAGCACGTCAACAAATACTACTACACAGTTCGATGGAGCCATGGAGATATCTGCTATTCAAACCTGTCAAATCGCCGGTGGTTGCCTCGACTGGCCTTGGGTCAGGGGCTTGCTGCACGAGGTTCCTTTCCCCACCCAGATCTAGGTTGGCTGGGGGTCGTTGAGCTGGTTTGCTGGTCATGGTCAGGGGCCATGGGCACCGCCGTATGTTCGTGGTATGGTCTTCCTGTCGTCGAAGTGTCTTCCCTTGCTGCCTGTTGGGGGATGCCAGCTGGGTTGTGGTGTGCCTTCTACAAAGAGCGTACTACGTTGGTCGACGGTGATGCAAGGGTGTAGGGTTCTCGGACGCCAGGGTGGCGGCCCCAGGTGGCGTTTCGTGCGGTTGGCTCTGCGGTGAGCAATGGTGCGGCGACGGCGGGGCTTCTCCATGGTTGTGTGGGCAACGAGGAATGTGGAGAAGGAATTCCTGGCGGTGGTGGTGCTTCGGTACTGGCGTCTCCCAAATCTTGTGTTTGAGGTTTGTCTTGTGGCGGTGGAATTGGGATCAGGGCACCTTGGGCTCTCGGTGAAAACCCTTGATCGTCTTTCAGTCATGGTGACAGCTGCGTGTTGCGTCGTCACCCTCTTGGGGGTGTCGCCGGGGAGCTCAGGTACCTTTTCGGTTGTGGTTTGGACATCGGCGGGCAAGCTCGGATCCTTTCTCGTGGCTTCCTCGGCTTTTGCAAGGGGCAATCAATCAGCTCCTATATTCTACATGTGACTTCAGTGGCATTGCTCTTAGTCCTCGATGTTTGCTGGCAGGATCGGTACTCCATGGCCCGGAGCGAGAGAACACGGGGTTCCCTCCGCCGACATCTTGGTGTGTGCGGCCCATCGAAGTCCAGTGATCTCTCATGAACGCTTAATCGCTTTTCTTGTTTGTAGCTTCAGGTGCTTCTTGTTAGGGTGTGGGCACTCTTGTATTTATGTTTTTTTATCTCTTGACCTGCTTGTAAGAGGTTTTTCTCATCACCTTCTATCGGTTTGGTCGTATGTTCTATATATATAAAACGGGACGAAAGTCAACTCAAGCCACAACTTCCCGTGTAGGATTCTAGCGATCGTGCGAGCAAAGGAATGAATAAATGTACACATGACATAACACACTGGCCATCGTGCGAGTAAACAATGAATGAACACATGACTGTACATACATATGTGATCGATAAATGAATTAAGTGAATATTATTAGCCTCCGCAAAAAAAAGAGTGAACAAAATATGTCTCTAGAAGAATGCGAAGAAGAGAAATCGACGATCAGGCCATCATCATGACCTGGAACTCGTCAAACGAGAGCTTGCCGTCGCCGTCGAGATCGAACCTGCAGATCATTGCCCTGCACTCCTCCACGCCCAGCTCGTGCGATCCTAGTCTGCTCAGCGTCCGCCTCAGGCTCGCCGGTGTAATCATCGTCGTCGTTGCCGTGTCCTCCACGGACGACGATGCGTAGATCCCGAACGCCTCCCTCAGGCACCTTCGCTTCACGTCGGCATCGTCCTCTTCATGGGCGCCGGCGGCCAGCCTCGAGAA
This sequence is a window from Aegilops tauschii subsp. strangulata cultivar AL8/78 chromosome 7, Aet v6.0, whole genome shotgun sequence. Protein-coding genes within it:
- the LOC109764771 gene encoding probable calcium-binding protein CML25/26; translated protein: MNSHSIMAVPSVFAAFDEDGDGKVSVSELQRCMEATLGEDVSEEEAAAVLVAVDADGDGLLNQEEFSRLIARAGAQEEDDADVKRRCLREAFGMYASSSADDTITPASLRRTLSRLGSHELGVEECRAMICRFDLDGDGKLSFEEFRVMMMA
- the LOC109764772 gene encoding probable calcium-binding protein CML25/26, whose product is MNSHSIMAVPSVFAAFDKDGDGKVSTSELRRCMEATLGEYVSEEEAVAALAVVDTDGDGLLNQEEFSRLAAGAHEEDDADVKRRCLREAFGIYASSSVEDTATTTMITPASLRRTLSRLGSHELGVEECRAMICRFDLDGDGKLSFDEFQVMMMA